The Thermothelomyces thermophilus ATCC 42464 chromosome 4, complete sequence region ACACGACGTAGAGAGCGAGGATATGGGGGTCTAGCTAAGAAGACGAGGACGCTTCGACGTCGGCCGAATCCGTGTGACCAAGACGCCCTGTTACAGCTCACAGGCTTCCTAGCTCCGAACCGATCTGAGACGGCCAAGCTCGCTCTCACTTGCCTGTCTACTTCGGCGGCGTCATGAGGCTTCGCCGAGACGGATCTCCGTTTGAGAGACCCCTCGCAGCATACTTGGAACCTCTCCGCCCTGATCTATTGCGCACGCCATCTTCTCTTACACATCGATCTCCCGCGTCTTTCCCACGACTCGATCCGAATACCGGCCCGATCACACCGAGATCAGCTTGAGAGCCTGATCAACGGCAGGCTTCTCGGGCAACGGAGCGGCTGTGCCTTGAACACTACGGCGGTACTTCGACAAGTCGGGCCGTACATACCTATATACGGCTGTCGCGTCTTTCCGTGCGCAACCATGTCAAGCCCTGTATGGGCACCAACGTCGAGTTCCCGGTTGCTCGTGTGCTGCCGGATGCGGTCGGACACTTTGTTTGCCAGCACCTCAGATATCCAGGTGTTCATATGTATACTAATTTTAGTGGTGATCATGAGCCTTGCAGTCTAAGCTCCGAAGATGTAGACTGAGTTGTTGGGTGGCCTTGGCAACATCGCAGCATAAATAGCACGAGCGGCAGGTCTAAGGTGAGGCATGTTTGTACTTCTTTTCATAGATTCAATCGATCGTAGATATGAGGAGAGGACGAGAGCGAGCTGGACATCATGTCGAGCGATTCAGTTTTAAGGGCGATGGgaaaagaaaggaaaaaTGGATCGGTGGACGGTCAGGGGAACTCGAGGGCGATGGGTACTTACTTTAATTATAAGTCCCTTAACAAGGAAAGGAAataaaaagagaaaaaaaattcAGCCCTAACACTCCATTGCACATCTGCCTCAGCTTTGAGCAATGGCCTGTTAGACGATCGGAGGAGCTCTCGACAGCAACAGGGGGAAGCCGCTGGGACTGAAGCAAGTCGCCAGGCGTGAAAGTCATTAGCCTAATTAGTTCGCTAGACTCGGTGTTGTGCACCATCGTCCCCAAACCAAGTTTTAACCATCCAAAAGCTTCTCCTTCCGGTCCCCTTCGTAATTAATTAAGTAATAATTAGTCGCTAACATGTAATTATTTGCAACTGGGCCTATCGACGACTCTTCTTTCCTCAGCTCGCTGCAGCACCTCGAGACGTATCCAGGGTGTGGTAGCCTTCAGGCCTCGTCCTTCCGACTTCACACCACATTATCCTTTGCCGACGTCTTGCTCTTTCACTGCCGCTAACTTGCATGCTGATCAGCCTCTAGGTACTGGTTATACGGCATAATTAGGCGCTCGAGGTTTGAGTCTTCGTTCAGATCCATGGATTCCGTGAACAGATGCACATTCCTCCGTGTTCTGCATCAGGTTTGCAAATGTGTAAATGCCCTGGGCTCGAGACACTGCGCCTTGGTTGGGACGACTCCCAATTCACCGGACGCGTCATGGACAGGGGCCAAGAAGAAACCTTCACTGGAACCTTAATtttgtttcttgacttggtTATTAGATGCCACTCGACATTTTCGGAATGTGGAGTTGTGCCACGCACTGATGAGTTTGCGGCCAATTGCAGTAGCCGCAGAATGAATCTGGTGATTTATCAAGAACTTGGCAAGGGTGTGATTGAGTTGAACCGGCTGAATTCTCTCTGTCTCTGCTGTGTGCGCCTGCGTTCTGGAGATGCAGTGGTTTCGGTTCAAGATTGTTCTCGGATAAAAAAGTATGGCACGAGCAGGAGTAACACGGAATTTAGGCAGTTGCCGCACGCGCCAATCATTGCCGTGTTACCGCTCGGATGGCAACCTAAGGAATATACGGAGTACGTCTGGAACACCTTGGGATTGGGAACCAAACACGAAAACTACCTCCTCCGTAGTTGCATTATAACCCTCGATATAGTATGTCTAGGCCACGTTGCCTTATGCGAGCCATGTAACGTCATAACCCGCCGGATTCCTCATGTTGCAAACAATTCAAAGGCTGACGCCGGGAGAGAGCTTGATGTCCGACAGGTCCAAGGAAAACTAATCGCATTCCCGTCTCACCATCCGCAGGGCCGCTTCTAGCTTTTGTGAGAATCTGGTAACCCACTCATTCCGACAGTTGGGGATCTCaactcaaaaaaaaaaaaaaagaaaaagaaaaagaaaaagaaaataaaAAGAAAATGGCGCGGCGCCAGCTGTCGTGGGCCCGGGTGCTCTTCTTCGGACTGCTCGCACCGCTGGCCACAGCAGCGGATGCCAATGCCGAAGCAGAAGGGGGCTCGGCAGACGGCCTGGCCTACGAAACCATCCAAAACGTGGACATCTACACCGATAATGCCACAGCTCCCACCACCCAAACACCCCCGGTCGAGGGATGGTGGGATTCGAGAATCTGTTCGGGATCCTACTGCGTCTACACCAACCGTCGCATCGCCAATGGGCGAGGTCTCGTGGCCGTCACCAGAACCGACGATTTCCAGAAGTTTGAGCGCATCGAGCAGCACCTCAACCGCGGCGAGAACAATTACCTGCAAGATCCCGTCCCCTTCAAGACCACCGACATACCCAACAAGGGCTCTGGCGTGACCGCCACGAAGAACATCCGCCGCGGCAAGCCCCTCATGGCCTGGTCGCCCGTGCTCGCGGTGCACAAGTCCTTCTTCGAGGACGTCACCAAGCGAAAGGAGCGCGACCGCCTCCTCGAGGCCGCCGTCTCCTTCCTGCCCGAGGCCACCCGCGCCGTGTTCGACAAGCAGCGCGCCCGCCCCGGCGACAGCGAGGGCACCAACCGGCGCTCGGTCGAGGACATTGTGCTGGCGCACCCGTTCGAGATCGACCTGGGCTACGTCAGCTACCGGCAGATGAACTCCGAGGAGCACTCCCGGCACTACGTCAACTACCCGGAGGTGGCCGTCTTCCAGCACGACTGCCGGCCCAACGTGGCCACCTTCATCGACGCCTCCTTCGCCCTGCGCGCCACCGTCGCCCGCCGCGTCCAGGAGGGCGAGGAGCTGACCGTCGCTTACGTCGACCCCTTCCTACCGCGCGAGCAGAGGGCCTCCTGGGTACGCCAGTACCGCGGCTTCCCGGACAGCAAGGGGTGCCCGTGCAGCGCGTGCAGCCCGCCCGGCGGGCCCAAGGGGGGCAAGGCCGCGCAGGGGGACAAGCGGCTCAAGGAGATCCTGAGGATCCGCGGCGAACTGCGGAATCCCGATAGCACCAAGGTGGACTTTGCCACGATCGAGCGCTTCCTAAAGCTGTACGAGGAGGACCGCCTGCACGCCAAGCTGGCCGAGGCGTACGAGCTGGCGGCGCTCAACTTCAACTACCTGGGCGACGACAAGAGGGCCAAGAAGTACGCCGATCTGGCGGTGCAGGCGGGCATCATCGAGCAGGGCGTCGACGCCAACGACGTGATCGCCATGAAGATCATGGCCAAGGATATCAAGGGACACTATTCGTATCGGTACACGCTCAAGAGACGGGGAAAATAAGGAACGTGAGAGCTCATCGACTGCCAATCCTGTTGAAGAGATTTTAAAACAAACCTAAGAATCGAATAAAAAAATGAAATGAAAACGAAGAGGGTACGGTATTAACCTTGCGCCAGTTCCAACTTCTGCTCAATTGTCCGGTCGTCAGTGCGTACGTATCATGTGACGAACGGGCAATGTGCGAGCTTGCCGCGTACCGATCTTCGACAGGAGCAGGCTTTGTAACAATGGGGGGCCGTTATATCATAGTAGTGAGCGTTAATCCTAGAAGGTAATACTCAGAAGGCAAGTCCTGGTAAGTCAAGCGCGATGGCAGGATAATCTGTGGTCAGGAAGGGAGAACAGACAAATAGCTATCTACAAATGTGGCATTTCTACCTAAGCTATCTAGTGTTGCTTGTCTTTCTATCGGTTCCCCTGTATCCCTTTTGTTCCGTTGTCTCCCCCCTCTCTCTTGTTCCCCTGTAATTATGTGCCTCAGTTGCGATCGGCGGCTTCAGGTCCAAAGTCCAAAGCAAGATACCCGTCATTTGTCACTCCGAAACGCAGGGCAAATTCGAACGAATACGATGCAAAAAAAGGCACCGATCTATTTGCCGGTTCTTCTCCAATCCGAAACACCATACGCCATAGCCAAatcagaaaaaaaaaaaaaaaaacgccaGTCCGTATGCTTATCCATGTATCCGTATCTCCAGAGCCGCTCCAAATCCCGTGGGTATCATCAAGCCAATCACACACTCTTACCCAAGCCCAAAAATTGAGACAGAACCAGAACCAGAACCCTAAGAAGGGAATGCGAACCACCCCGCCAACTCTCACCACCTTGTCACCTCACCACCTGTCCTAGCTAGACCCCGCCATATACCGGGCATAGAATCGCTCGGCCTTCTCGCGCTCCTCCCTGGCGCGCTCGACCCTGGCGCGCTCGGCCGCGAGCTCGCGCTGGCGCCGCCTGATCCTCTCGAGGTCGTCGCTCAGCCGCTTCCACTCCCGCTCGCGCTGCCACTCGTCCCCtccccgcgccgccgccgccgccgtcggggGCTCGTACCGGCCGCCA contains the following coding sequences:
- a CDS encoding uncharacterized protein (Contains conserved domain SET[pfam00856], SET domains are protein lysine methyltransferase enzymes.), which codes for MARRQLSWARVLFFGLLAPLATAADANAEAEGGSADGLAYETIQNVDIYTDNATAPTTQTPPVEGWWDSRICSGSYCVYTNRRIANGRGLVAVTRTDDFQKFERIEQHLNRGENNYLQDPVPFKTTDIPNKGSGVTATKNIRRGKPLMAWSPVLAVHKSFFEDVTKRKERDRLLEAAVSFLPEATRAVFDKQRARPGDSEGTNRRSVEDIVLAHPFEIDLGYVSYRQMNSEEHSRHYVNYPEVAVFQHDCRPNVATFIDASFALRATVARRVQEGEELTVAYVDPFLPREQRASWVRQYRGFPDSKGCPCSACSPPGGPKGGKAAQGDKRLKEILRIRGELRNPDSTKVDFATIERFLKLYEEDRLHAKLAEAYELAALNFNYLGDDKRAKKYADLAVQAGIIEQGVDANDVIAMKIMAKDIKGHYSYRYTLKRRGK